The Phoenix dactylifera cultivar Barhee BC4 chromosome 17, palm_55x_up_171113_PBpolish2nd_filt_p, whole genome shotgun sequence genome contains a region encoding:
- the LOC103696864 gene encoding pentatricopeptide repeat-containing protein At3g29230, with protein sequence MLKGYTEAGLHEQTLHLFSLMNRSGARPSRYTLPLVIKSCAGIPSLTVGEQVHCVAIKTGFETNAFVGPALIDMYSDRGVVGAAHRVFSQMPVKNVVAWTAVVAAFLSAGDVKSARELFDQAVERDVILWNTMVCGYTRHGDMAAAQELFVRMPDKDIICWNTILLGYANGGDLEACERLFEEMPERNVFSWNALIGGFARHGRYYEVLDALTRMLGLSDVKPNDATLVMVLSACSRLGALNWGRWIHVYAEGNGFKGNVYVGNGLIDMYAKCGCIEDAVSVFDGMETRDLITWNSMIGGLAMHGHSMEALELFDRMKDTGEKPDGITLVGVLSACVHMGLVKEGFMYFRSMTKDCAIVPWLEHYGCMVDLLGRAGLLDEALNFVRKMPIEPDCVIWSALLGACQVHRNVGLAELTMNQLVRLVPEDAANYVVLSNIYGANRRREDFAKLKLMMKERTMGKFPGCSLIEVDSEVVEFFSSDTRHSQTRKIYGVLEGLTKLSKSSGNETELDDLC encoded by the coding sequence ATGCTCAAAGGCTACACCGAGGCCGGGCTCCACGAGCAAACGCTCCATCTGTTCAGCCTCATGAACCGGAGCGGCGCGCGGCCGAGTCGCTACACCTTGCCTCTCGTCATCAAGTCCTGCGCCGGCATCCCCTCCCTGACGGTGGGCGAGCAGGTGCACTGCGTTGCAATCAAAACCGGGTTTGAGACCAATGCGTTCGTTGGCCCGGCATTGATCGATATGTACTCGGATCGGGGTGTGGTCGGGGCTGCCCACAGGGTGTTCTCCCAAATGCCTGTGAAAAATGTGGTTGCTTGGACTGCTGTCGTCGCTGCGTTTCTCTCGGCAGGGGATGTGAAGTCGGCAAGAGAGCTCTTTGATCAGGCGGTTGAGCGTGATGTCATCCTATGGAACACCATGGTCTGTGGGTACACCAGGCATGGAGACATGGCTGCGGCGCAGGAACTCTTTGTGAGAATGCCGGACAAGGACATCATATGTTGGAACACCATCTTGCTTGGTTATGCGAATGGTGGAGATCTTGAGGCTTGCGAGCGGTTGTTCGAGGAGATGCCGGAAAGAAATGTGTTCTCTTGGAATGCACTGATTGGAGGGTTTGCTCGTCATGGCCGGTACTACGAGGTCTTGGATGCCTTAACTCGGATGCTGGGATTGTCTGATGTCAAGCCAAATGATGCAACTCTTGTGATGGTATTGTCTGCCTGCTCGAGGCTAGGGGCTCTCAACTGGGGAAGATGGATTCATGTCTACGCCGAAGGCAATGGATTCaaaggaaatgtatatgttggaAATGGACTTATTGACATGTATGCAAAATGTGGCTGCATAGAGGATGCAGTCTCTGTGTTTGATGGCATGGAAACAAGGGATCTCATCACTTGGAATTCGATGATTGGAGGGCTCGCGATGCATGGACATAGCATGGAGGCATTGGAGCTTTTCGATCGGATGAAGGACACGGGAGAAAAACCCGATGGTATCACACTTGTTGGAGTGCTATCTGCTTGCGTGCACATGGGTCTGGTTAAAGAGGGGTTCATGTACTTCAGATCGATGACAAAGGACTGTGCAATTGTTCCTTGGTTAGAGCATTATGGATGTATGGTAGACCTCCTTGGCCGAGCTGGCTTGCTTGATGAGGCATTGAATTTTGTAAGGAAGATGCCAATTGAACCTGATTGTGTAATATGGAGTGCTTTGCTTGGAGCATGTCAGGTTCACAGAAATGTTGGATTGGCTGAGCTTACCATGAATCAGCTTGTAAGGCTTGTGCCAGAGGATGCAGCTAATTATGTGGTGCTCTCTAACATTTATGGAGCTAATCGGAGAAGGGAAGATTTTGCTAAACTGAAGTTGATGATGAAAGAAAGGACTATGGGGAAGTTTCCCGGCTGTAGCTTGATTGAAGTTGACTCTGAGGTGGTTGAGTTCTTTTCATCAGATACAAGGCATTCGCAAACTAGGAAGATATATGGGGTATTGGAGGGATTAACAAAGCTGTCAAAGTCATCAGGGAATGAGACCGAGCTTGATGACCTATGTTAA